The Streptomyces sp. NBC_00344 genome includes a window with the following:
- a CDS encoding PRC and DUF2382 domain-containing protein: MAADFRSPDELTGLTVYDVAGDKIGGVEQIYLDDQSGKPEWATVKTGLFGSKETFVPLEGARREGDALHIPHAKELVKGAPRLDAEQHLDLVQEQELYEHYGLSRPGQASGAPGVGGNRPTMPLHGKAADTAGTRDAKSGSADADMRDTDGAKDTSGAGMYGGLAGSGTTAGAVGADTASGTRGAQGMTGRMGDEEIVRSEEQLRVGTEEHESGRAHLRKVVVTENVTTTVPVSHEEVHLVREPIKDGDRKAAGRTRIGEAETEVILHAEQAVVRKEAVAVERVHMETQKVTEQQEVSAELRKEQIEYDDGQSKQMRDEKKGPRH; encoded by the coding sequence ATGGCAGCCGACTTCCGCAGCCCCGATGAGTTGACCGGTCTCACGGTCTACGACGTCGCCGGGGACAAGATCGGCGGCGTCGAGCAGATCTACCTCGACGACCAGAGCGGTAAGCCCGAGTGGGCAACCGTCAAGACCGGCCTTTTCGGCAGCAAGGAGACCTTCGTCCCCCTCGAAGGGGCACGGCGCGAGGGCGATGCCCTGCACATTCCGCACGCGAAGGAACTCGTCAAGGGCGCGCCGCGCCTGGACGCCGAACAGCACCTCGACCTCGTGCAGGAACAGGAACTCTACGAGCACTACGGCCTCAGCAGGCCCGGTCAGGCAAGCGGCGCCCCCGGCGTCGGCGGCAACCGTCCGACCATGCCGCTGCACGGCAAGGCAGCGGATACCGCGGGAACCCGGGACGCGAAGAGCGGATCGGCCGACGCCGACATGCGCGACACCGACGGCGCCAAGGACACGTCGGGAGCCGGCATGTACGGCGGGCTTGCCGGTTCCGGCACGACAGCGGGTGCCGTCGGAGCGGACACCGCTTCCGGGACTCGTGGCGCCCAGGGCATGACGGGCCGCATGGGTGACGAGGAAATCGTCCGTTCCGAGGAGCAGCTGCGGGTCGGCACCGAGGAACACGAATCGGGCCGGGCGCACCTGCGCAAGGTCGTCGTCACCGAGAACGTCACCACCACCGTCCCCGTCAGCCACGAAGAGGTCCATCTGGTGCGGGAGCCGATCAAGGACGGCGACCGTAAAGCGGCAGGCCGCACCCGGATCGGCGAGGCCGAGACCGAGGTGATCCTGCACGCCGAACAGGCCGTTGTACGCAAGGAGGCTGTGGCCGTGGAGCGGGTGCACATGGAAACCCAGAAGGTGACCGAGCAGCAGGAGGTCTCTGCCGAGCTCCGCAAGGAGCAGATCGAGTACGACGACGGTCAGAGCAAGCAGATGCGTGACGAGAAGAAGGGCCCCCGCCACTGA
- a CDS encoding SRPBCC family protein codes for MALLRIERSVALPATEAWRRLTRWEQHAAHVPLTRITVTTPGPTDAGTRFVARTGAGFAGFDDPMEVVRWQPPVEGHPGLCRLEKRGRIIRGWAEIEVRPVGPGCQVVWREELRVSRLPRFFDGLTSRVGNLVFGRAVTGLLRG; via the coding sequence ATGGCGCTCCTGCGTATCGAACGCTCCGTGGCACTGCCCGCGACCGAGGCGTGGCGACGGCTCACCCGATGGGAACAGCACGCCGCGCATGTCCCGCTGACCCGCATCACCGTCACCACACCGGGGCCGACCGATGCGGGGACCAGGTTCGTGGCGCGCACCGGCGCGGGGTTCGCGGGGTTCGACGACCCCATGGAGGTGGTGCGCTGGCAGCCGCCCGTGGAGGGTCACCCGGGACTCTGCCGCCTTGAGAAGCGCGGCAGGATCATTCGGGGATGGGCTGAGATCGAGGTCCGTCCGGTCGGCCCGGGCTGCCAGGTGGTATGGCGTGAGGAGCTGCGGGTCTCCCGGCTGCCCCGGTTCTTCGACGGCCTCACCTCCCGGGTGGGGAACCTGGTGTTCGGCCGGGCCGTGACCGGCCTGCTGCGCGGATGA
- a CDS encoding ATP-binding protein: MITEVHREYVLDLEATPARVPQVRRIVAAHLRHWQLEELIQPVSLGVCELLTNVHRHAGEDKHCTLELRWTGRNLTAAVLDTSPQLPRLRCASPLVTTGRGLPMVATLSDSWGTHATADGKVVWFTIRGEAGTGRPRSLRIPTPFVATAARAAEQPDTGLLQRPADDVQFAGLAEAGRS; encoded by the coding sequence GTGATCACTGAAGTTCATCGCGAGTACGTACTGGACTTGGAAGCAACTCCAGCGAGAGTGCCGCAGGTCCGGCGTATCGTCGCAGCGCACCTTCGCCACTGGCAGCTCGAAGAGCTGATCCAGCCCGTCAGTCTGGGTGTGTGTGAGCTGCTCACCAACGTCCACCGGCACGCGGGTGAGGACAAGCACTGCACACTGGAACTGCGCTGGACGGGCCGGAACCTGACCGCCGCGGTGCTGGACACCAGCCCGCAGCTGCCCAGACTCCGGTGTGCCAGCCCCCTCGTGACCACCGGACGCGGCCTGCCCATGGTGGCAACCCTCAGTGACAGCTGGGGCACCCATGCCACTGCGGACGGCAAGGTCGTCTGGTTCACCATTCGCGGCGAGGCCGGCACCGGCCGCCCGCGATCGCTGCGTATCCCCACCCCGTTCGTCGCCACAGCGGCCCGCGCCGCCGAACAGCCGGACACCGGACTGCTTCAACGGCCCGCCGATGACGTGCAATTCGCCGGACTCGCGGAGGCGGGCCGGTCCTGA
- the asnB gene encoding asparagine synthase (glutamine-hydrolyzing) has product MCGITGWVAYDRDVRDESATLDAMTETMSCRGPDDRGTWISGPVGLGHRRLAIIDLPGGRQPMTVETPQGTVAIVYSGETYNFTELRRELAGRGHRFTTESDTEVVLHGYLEWGAGVAERLNGMYAFAVWDGRHRKLVMIRDRMGIKPFYYYPTPDGVLFGSEPKAILANPLARARVGLDGLRELFAFVKTPGHAFWDGMHEIEPGTVVTLDHGGLRRHVYWSLETRAHLDDRETSIARVRELLEDIVERQLVSDVPRCILLSGGLDSSAMTALAARQLAGSGEAVRSFAVDFVGQTENFVADELRTTPDTPFVHDVARASGTDHQDIVLDSQALADPAVRAHMITARDMPMGFGDMDASLYLLFRAIREQSTVALSGESADEVFGGYLQFFDADARNADMFPWLVRFARHFGDDADVLRPDLSKSLNLPSFIGDSYAGAVSGIARLTGESDFEYRMRKICHLHLTRFVRVLLDRKDRASMAVGLEVRVPFCDHRLVEYVYNTPWSLKSFDGREKSLLREATADVLPKSVYDRVKSPYPSTQDPEYAVALQRHAKELLASPSHRVFDIVDRARVRRAAGRELPQITQASRRGLERTLDLALWLDLYKPELTLS; this is encoded by the coding sequence ATGTGTGGCATCACCGGCTGGGTCGCCTACGACCGTGATGTACGTGATGAGTCCGCGACTCTGGATGCAATGACCGAGACGATGTCCTGCCGTGGCCCCGACGACCGCGGCACCTGGATCAGCGGCCCGGTGGGACTCGGCCACCGCCGGCTCGCCATCATCGATCTGCCCGGTGGCCGGCAGCCGATGACCGTCGAGACGCCACAGGGCACGGTCGCCATCGTCTACTCGGGAGAGACGTACAACTTCACCGAGCTGCGCCGCGAGCTGGCCGGACGTGGGCATCGCTTCACGACCGAATCGGACACGGAGGTCGTGCTGCACGGATACCTGGAATGGGGCGCGGGCGTCGCCGAACGGCTCAACGGCATGTACGCGTTCGCCGTCTGGGACGGCCGCCACCGGAAACTGGTGATGATCCGCGACCGTATGGGCATCAAGCCCTTCTACTACTACCCGACCCCGGACGGCGTGCTGTTCGGCTCCGAGCCCAAGGCCATCCTCGCCAACCCGCTCGCCCGCGCCCGGGTCGGCCTGGACGGCCTGCGGGAACTCTTCGCCTTCGTGAAGACTCCCGGCCACGCGTTCTGGGACGGCATGCACGAGATCGAGCCCGGCACCGTCGTGACCCTCGACCACGGCGGACTTCGCCGGCATGTGTACTGGTCACTCGAGACCCGCGCGCACCTGGACGACCGGGAAACCTCGATCGCCAGGGTGCGCGAACTTCTCGAGGACATCGTCGAGCGGCAACTCGTCTCCGACGTACCGCGCTGCATTCTGCTCTCCGGTGGCCTCGACTCCTCCGCCATGACGGCACTGGCCGCCCGCCAACTGGCCGGGTCGGGCGAGGCGGTCCGCAGTTTCGCCGTCGACTTCGTGGGTCAGACGGAGAACTTCGTCGCAGACGAACTGCGCACCACCCCCGACACGCCCTTCGTGCACGACGTGGCGCGGGCATCCGGCACGGACCACCAGGACATCGTGCTCGACTCGCAGGCCCTGGCCGATCCCGCGGTGCGAGCGCATATGATCACCGCTCGTGATATGCCCATGGGGTTCGGTGACATGGACGCATCGCTCTATCTGCTCTTCCGCGCCATCCGGGAGCAGTCCACGGTGGCACTCTCGGGGGAGTCCGCCGACGAGGTCTTCGGTGGCTATCTGCAGTTCTTCGACGCGGACGCCAGGAACGCGGACATGTTTCCCTGGCTGGTGCGCTTCGCCCGGCACTTCGGCGATGACGCCGATGTGCTGCGCCCCGATCTGAGCAAGTCCCTGAACCTCCCGTCCTTCATCGGCGACAGCTACGCCGGCGCTGTCAGCGGCATAGCGCGGCTCACCGGTGAGAGTGACTTCGAGTACCGGATGCGCAAGATATGCCATCTGCACCTCACCCGGTTCGTCCGGGTGCTGCTCGACCGCAAGGACCGGGCGAGCATGGCCGTCGGCCTCGAGGTACGGGTGCCGTTCTGTGACCACCGGCTGGTCGAGTACGTGTACAACACCCCGTGGTCCCTGAAGTCCTTCGACGGCAGGGAGAAGAGCCTGCTGCGGGAGGCCACGGCGGACGTGCTGCCGAAATCGGTGTACGACCGGGTGAAGAGCCCCTATCCCTCCACCCAGGACCCCGAGTACGCCGTCGCACTGCAGCGGCATGCCAAGGAACTGCTCGCCTCCCCGTCCCATCGGGTCTTCGACATCGTCGACCGCGCGCGGGTGCGCCGAGCGGCGGGCCGCGAACTGCCCCAGATCACTCAGGCGTCACGACGCGGACTGGAGCGCACTCTCGACCTGGCGCTCTGGCTGGACCTCTACAAACCGGAGCTGACTCTCTCCTGA
- a CDS encoding Clp protease N-terminal domain-containing protein — protein sequence MVNPVPMANPVRLDDLIAAIKNVHTDALEQLTDAVMAADHLGDVADHLIGHFVDQARRSGASWTDIGRSMGVTRQAAQKRFVPKAPADGGPLDPAQGFGRFTPRARNVVVAAQNEAREAGNDEIGPVHLALGLLTEPNALAAKAMLAQGVRLDAARAAMAGGLPPAADQLPDLIPYDTAARKALELTFREALRLGHNYIGTEHILLALLELEDGAGPLTRLGIGKRAAEADIADALAAAVDAQNQE from the coding sequence ATGGTGAATCCCGTACCGATGGCGAATCCGGTCCGCCTCGACGACCTGATCGCGGCCATCAAGAATGTCCACACCGACGCACTCGAGCAGCTGACGGACGCGGTCATGGCCGCGGACCACCTGGGGGACGTGGCCGACCATCTGATCGGTCACTTCGTGGACCAGGCGCGCCGCTCGGGCGCGTCCTGGACCGACATCGGCAGGAGCATGGGCGTCACGAGACAGGCCGCCCAGAAGCGCTTCGTCCCCAAGGCGCCCGCGGATGGTGGGCCGCTCGACCCCGCGCAGGGGTTCGGCCGCTTCACACCGCGTGCACGGAACGTCGTGGTGGCGGCGCAGAACGAGGCCCGCGAAGCGGGAAACGACGAGATCGGCCCCGTGCATCTCGCGCTGGGACTTCTGACCGAGCCGAACGCGCTCGCTGCCAAGGCGATGCTCGCCCAGGGGGTGCGACTCGACGCTGCCCGCGCGGCGATGGCCGGCGGGCTCCCGCCGGCGGCGGACCAACTGCCCGATCTGATCCCCTATGACACGGCTGCGCGGAAAGCGCTGGAGCTGACCTTCCGAGAGGCCCTGCGGCTCGGGCACAACTACATCGGGACCGAGCACATCCTGCTCGCCCTGCTCGAACTCGAGGACGGGGCAGGTCCATTGACACGTCTCGGCATCGGCAAAAGGGCCGCCGAAGCCGACATCGCCGACGCTCTGGCAGCCGCGGTGGACGCCCAGAACCAGGAGTGA
- a CDS encoding roadblock/LC7 domain-containing protein, translating into MALGKGLDWLLDDLTNRVEHVRYALVLSNDGLVTGASKELAREDAEHLAAVSSGLHSLAKGSGRHFGAGAVRQTMVEFDEGVLFVTAAGDGSCLCVLGTAEADIGQIAYEMTLLVNRVGEHLAVAVRQPEDTAAPW; encoded by the coding sequence ATGGCGCTGGGCAAGGGACTCGACTGGCTGCTGGACGATCTGACGAACCGGGTCGAGCACGTGCGGTACGCGCTGGTGCTGTCCAACGACGGTCTGGTGACCGGTGCGAGCAAGGAGCTGGCGCGGGAGGATGCCGAACACCTCGCGGCTGTCTCCTCGGGCCTGCACAGCCTCGCCAAGGGGTCGGGGCGCCACTTCGGGGCCGGGGCGGTCCGGCAGACCATGGTCGAGTTCGACGAAGGGGTTCTCTTCGTCACGGCGGCCGGGGACGGAAGCTGTCTCTGCGTGCTGGGTACCGCTGAGGCGGACATCGGGCAGATCGCCTACGAGATGACCCTGCTCGTCAACCGTGTCGGTGAACATCTCGCCGTAGCGGTGCGGCAGCCCGAGGACACCGCGGCGCCCTGGTGA
- a CDS encoding molybdopterin-dependent oxidoreductase — MTKTARKWIRPPLGALAGLLSGYAALAVAELVAAAVRPEAGPVIAVGGAAIDRTPAAVKDYAIRQFGTNDKLVLQLGILAVLTALAVALGLLSLRLRRVGAAGVLLFGVVGGVAAVGRPDSTGFADALPSVVGALAGAALLYWLAGLLPGRARTGTEARGEDTESGWDRRGFIIAATAAAAASTGAGAVGRVLNSSRGDDAVASRTALVLPRPASAAAPVPRGAQLRVPGVSPFITPNGDFYRVDTALVVPKVDAGSWQLRIHGKGVSRPVAVRFQDLLHRELIERNITLTCVSNEVGGPYVGNARWIGVRLADLLKEAGVRPPSKGGPADQLVARSVDGMTIGTPVEDIMDGRDAMLALGMNGTPLPFAHGFPVRMLVPGLYGYVSACKWIQDIELTTFDSYDPYWVKRDWSKKAPIKTESRIDTPKPFGRPSTGKTIMIAGVAWAQHRGIDRVEVRVDDGAWQQAHLAAEDTTDTWRQWSLPWKPTSGSHTLTVRATDRTGAVQTEKRTNTIPNGASGWHSVVVTAG; from the coding sequence GTGACAAAAACAGCGAGGAAATGGATTCGCCCACCACTGGGCGCACTGGCCGGGCTGCTGTCGGGCTATGCGGCGCTCGCCGTCGCGGAACTGGTCGCGGCCGCGGTGCGCCCCGAGGCCGGGCCGGTCATCGCGGTGGGCGGTGCGGCCATCGACCGCACTCCCGCGGCCGTCAAGGACTATGCGATCCGCCAGTTCGGCACCAACGACAAACTCGTACTGCAGCTGGGCATTCTCGCTGTTCTGACTGCACTGGCCGTCGCTCTCGGCCTCCTGTCGCTCCGCCTCCGGCGGGTGGGCGCGGCCGGGGTACTGCTCTTCGGTGTGGTCGGGGGCGTGGCCGCGGTCGGCCGGCCGGATTCCACCGGATTCGCCGATGCGCTGCCCTCGGTGGTCGGCGCGCTGGCGGGCGCCGCTCTGCTGTACTGGCTGGCCGGGCTGCTGCCAGGCAGGGCGAGGACCGGCACGGAGGCTCGGGGCGAGGATACGGAAAGTGGCTGGGACCGCCGTGGCTTCATCATCGCCGCGACCGCCGCCGCCGCGGCTTCCACCGGCGCCGGCGCCGTCGGCCGCGTACTCAACAGCTCCCGCGGGGACGACGCCGTCGCCTCACGCACCGCTCTGGTCCTGCCCAGGCCCGCATCCGCGGCTGCCCCTGTTCCCAGGGGCGCACAGCTCCGGGTCCCCGGGGTCAGCCCGTTCATCACCCCCAACGGTGACTTCTACCGCGTCGACACCGCCCTGGTGGTTCCCAAGGTCGACGCCGGAAGCTGGCAGCTGCGCATCCACGGCAAGGGCGTCTCCCGGCCGGTCGCCGTCCGCTTCCAGGATCTCCTGCACCGGGAACTCATCGAGCGGAACATCACCCTGACCTGCGTGTCGAACGAGGTCGGCGGGCCCTACGTCGGCAATGCCCGCTGGATCGGCGTACGCCTCGCCGACCTCCTGAAGGAGGCGGGTGTGCGGCCCCCGTCGAAGGGAGGTCCGGCCGACCAGCTGGTGGCCCGCTCGGTGGACGGCATGACCATCGGCACCCCGGTCGAGGACATCATGGACGGCCGCGACGCGATGCTCGCACTCGGCATGAACGGCACGCCGCTCCCCTTCGCGCACGGCTTCCCGGTACGGATGCTCGTCCCCGGCCTGTACGGATACGTCTCCGCCTGCAAGTGGATCCAGGACATCGAGCTCACCACGTTCGACAGCTACGACCCGTACTGGGTGAAGCGGGACTGGTCGAAGAAGGCGCCGATCAAGACGGAGTCGCGCATCGACACCCCCAAGCCGTTCGGCCGCCCCTCCACCGGGAAGACGATCATGATCGCGGGAGTCGCCTGGGCGCAGCACCGCGGTATCGACAGGGTCGAGGTCCGGGTGGACGACGGCGCCTGGCAGCAGGCTCATCTCGCCGCGGAGGACACGACCGACACCTGGCGTCAGTGGTCCCTGCCGTGGAAACCCACCTCCGGCAGTCACACCCTGACGGTCCGGGCCACCGACCGCACGGGCGCGGTCCAGACCGAGAAGCGCACCAACACCATCCCGAACGGGGCGAGCGGGTGGCACTCGGTCGTGGTCACGGCCGGCTGA
- a CDS encoding peroxiredoxin: MASTPAPGKPVADFTLPGGVLNDGVFHRRDYTLSEHRGRPLVLAFYPGDDTSVCTKQLCSYSSGLETFTDCGAEVWAISPQSVDSHEEFARKYALRMPLLADTDRSVARALGIAAPGIGLRRAVFLIAPDGSLHWKHVALFGATFQPRETLAGHLASLAAG; encoded by the coding sequence ATGGCATCGACCCCCGCGCCCGGCAAGCCCGTTGCGGACTTCACCCTGCCCGGTGGAGTTCTGAACGATGGCGTGTTCCACCGGCGTGACTACACCCTGAGCGAGCATCGGGGCCGCCCGCTGGTGCTCGCGTTCTATCCCGGGGACGACACCTCCGTCTGCACCAAACAGCTGTGTTCGTACTCCAGCGGCCTGGAGACCTTCACGGACTGCGGCGCCGAGGTCTGGGCGATCAGCCCGCAGAGTGTGGACAGCCACGAGGAGTTCGCGCGCAAGTACGCCTTGCGGATGCCGCTGCTGGCGGACACCGACCGCTCGGTGGCCCGGGCTCTGGGTATCGCGGCGCCCGGCATCGGGCTGCGTCGCGCGGTGTTCCTGATCGCGCCCGACGGCTCGCTCCACTGGAAGCACGTGGCACTGTTCGGGGCGACGTTCCAGCCCAGGGAAACACTCGCCGGGCATCTCGCTTCGCTCGCTGCGGGCTGA
- a CDS encoding DUF4383 domain-containing protein has translation MATGHALRTPRHHVALNEHLPVDHRLSRVYRFGAGLTGLFLLAFGILGLIDRIGFFNTGGDMVMGLNTNGALSIISIVIGGLLLAGAAIGGNIASMLNMVVGVAFLASGFVNLALLDTGSNFLAFHIQNVLFSFVVGVLLMTFGMYGRVSGSLPHDNPYWRARHTDQERAGHPEH, from the coding sequence ATGGCGACGGGCCATGCACTTCGCACTCCCCGGCACCATGTCGCGCTGAACGAGCACCTGCCGGTCGACCACAGACTCAGTCGCGTCTATCGCTTCGGCGCCGGACTCACGGGGCTGTTCCTGCTGGCCTTCGGAATCCTCGGACTCATCGACCGGATCGGCTTCTTCAATACCGGTGGCGACATGGTGATGGGGCTGAACACCAACGGGGCGCTCAGTATCATCTCGATCGTGATCGGTGGACTGCTGCTGGCAGGCGCCGCCATCGGCGGAAACATCGCCTCGATGCTCAACATGGTCGTCGGCGTGGCGTTCCTGGCCAGCGGGTTCGTCAATCTCGCCCTGCTCGACACCGGTTCCAATTTCCTTGCCTTCCACATACAGAACGTCCTGTTCAGTTTCGTGGTCGGCGTTCTGCTCATGACTTTCGGCATGTACGGACGGGTGAGCGGCAGCCTGCCGCACGACAACCCCTACTGGCGGGCCAGGCACACCGATCAGGAGCGTGCCGGGCACCCCGAGCACTGA
- a CDS encoding class I SAM-dependent methyltransferase produces the protein MAHDHTDVQAFFGTRAAGWDTRFPDDGPAFARAVADLGLRAGDAVLDAGCGTGRALTPLRRAVGPAGHVVGVDVTPAMLEAAQRAGRHGEALLILADVARLPLLTESLDAVLAAGLIAHLPEPEANLRELARVVRPGGLLALFHPIGRAALAARQGRVLTGDDQRAESRLRPLLAAAGWQLSRYVDESDRFLALAVRRG, from the coding sequence ATGGCCCATGACCACACAGATGTCCAGGCGTTCTTCGGCACGCGAGCCGCAGGCTGGGATACGCGCTTCCCTGATGACGGACCTGCGTTCGCGCGTGCCGTGGCCGATCTGGGGCTTCGTGCGGGAGATGCGGTCCTCGACGCGGGCTGCGGTACCGGCCGGGCCCTGACCCCGCTGCGCCGGGCGGTGGGACCGGCAGGCCATGTGGTGGGCGTCGACGTGACTCCCGCCATGCTGGAGGCGGCACAGCGCGCCGGACGGCACGGCGAGGCACTGCTGATCCTCGCCGATGTCGCGCGGCTTCCGCTGCTCACCGAGTCGCTGGATGCGGTGCTCGCGGCAGGGCTGATCGCCCATCTTCCCGAGCCGGAGGCGAATCTCCGCGAACTGGCCAGAGTGGTGAGGCCCGGAGGTCTGCTGGCCCTTTTCCACCCCATCGGAAGGGCGGCTCTGGCCGCCCGGCAGGGACGCGTCCTCACCGGGGACGATCAGCGGGCCGAGTCGCGGCTGCGGCCGCTGCTCGCCGCAGCGGGCTGGCAGCTGAGTCGCTATGTCGATGAAAGCGACCGGTTTCTCGCGCTGGCCGTCCGCCGGGGCTGA
- a CDS encoding MOSC domain-containing protein produces the protein MTGGTVTTVSSNGEYTFTKPNRESITLLRGLGVEGDIHAGVTVKHRSRVAQDPTRPNLRQVHLIHEELFDEARAAGFDVGPGQLGENVTTGGIDLLGLPAGTLLRLGGEAVVEITGLRNPCLQIDAFQHGLLKQMAGRDDEGNIVRKAGIMSVVVTGGVVRPGDPIGVELPAGPHRALERV, from the coding sequence ATGACGGGTGGCACGGTCACTACGGTCAGCAGCAACGGTGAGTACACCTTCACCAAGCCGAACCGGGAGAGCATCACGCTGTTGAGGGGGCTGGGTGTCGAGGGCGACATCCACGCGGGTGTCACGGTGAAGCACCGGTCACGGGTGGCGCAGGATCCGACTCGCCCGAATCTCCGCCAGGTGCACCTGATACATGAGGAGCTTTTCGACGAGGCACGTGCCGCGGGGTTCGACGTGGGCCCGGGACAACTCGGTGAGAACGTCACGACCGGCGGAATCGATCTGCTCGGGCTGCCGGCCGGCACGCTGTTGCGCCTCGGCGGCGAGGCGGTGGTCGAGATCACGGGGCTGCGCAACCCGTGCCTCCAGATCGACGCCTTCCAGCACGGTCTGCTCAAGCAGATGGCCGGGCGCGACGACGAGGGCAACATCGTCCGGAAGGCCGGGATCATGAGTGTGGTCGTGACCGGTGGTGTGGTGCGGCCGGGCGATCCGATCGGGGTCGAGCTCCCGGCCGGTCCGCACCGGGCCCTGGAGCGGGTCTGA
- a CDS encoding fatty acid desaturase family protein, with translation MPHTASLLVGPEQRTGSDFAPLLRTVKAHGLLARRTRWYIVSMAANLVALAATVTAMAFTGDSWWTLAAALPLAVLWSRTAFFGHDAGHAQISGDRRVSRAVGLFHSDLLLGMSYSWWNDKHNRHHANPNHVDKDPDVGVGVMVWTQNQASQREGLARWLTRNQARLFFPLLLLEGIALKVYGFRTVLAKDDCRQAPRERAVEGLLLITHLAGYAGLLLMVMSPGKAIVFALLHHALFGLHLGMTFAPNHKGMEMPDPAGERWGHLQRQVLTSRNVRGGVFTDWLLGGLNYQIEHHLFPSMPRPHLRHAQPLVIEHCRALGIPYTQTSLIDSYRQALTHMHQVGEPLRTGRG, from the coding sequence ATGCCGCACACAGCCTCGCTGCTGGTTGGACCGGAGCAGCGGACGGGCAGTGATTTCGCCCCCTTGCTGAGGACGGTGAAGGCGCACGGACTGCTGGCGCGGCGCACCCGCTGGTACATCGTCAGCATGGCCGCCAACCTGGTCGCCCTTGCCGCGACGGTCACTGCCATGGCTTTCACCGGTGACTCCTGGTGGACCCTCGCGGCGGCCCTCCCGCTGGCAGTTCTCTGGTCGCGTACCGCCTTCTTCGGGCATGACGCAGGACATGCGCAGATATCCGGCGACCGCAGGGTGAGCAGGGCTGTCGGCCTCTTTCACAGCGATCTGCTGCTCGGCATGAGCTACAGCTGGTGGAACGACAAGCACAACCGGCACCACGCCAACCCCAACCACGTGGACAAGGACCCCGATGTCGGGGTCGGCGTCATGGTCTGGACACAGAACCAGGCATCGCAGCGGGAGGGCCTCGCACGCTGGCTCACCCGTAACCAGGCCCGCCTGTTCTTCCCGTTGCTCCTGCTCGAAGGCATCGCCCTCAAGGTCTACGGGTTCCGAACGGTGCTCGCCAAGGACGACTGCCGTCAGGCGCCCCGCGAACGGGCCGTCGAGGGACTGCTGCTCATCACCCACCTCGCCGGGTACGCCGGCTTGCTGCTGATGGTCATGTCGCCCGGCAAGGCCATCGTCTTCGCGCTGCTGCACCATGCACTGTTCGGCCTTCACCTCGGCATGACCTTCGCGCCGAACCACAAGGGCATGGAGATGCCCGACCCGGCCGGCGAGCGCTGGGGACATCTGCAGCGACAGGTGCTGACCTCGCGGAACGTGCGCGGGGGAGTGTTCACCGACTGGCTGCTCGGCGGTCTGAACTACCAGATAGAGCACCACCTCTTCCCGAGCATGCCGCGGCCCCATCTGCGGCACGCTCAGCCGCTGGTCATCGAGCACTGCCGAGCACTGGGCATCCCCTACACGCAGACCTCGCTGATCGACTCGTACCGGCAGGCGCTGACACATATGCACCAGGTCGGTGAACCGCTGCGCACGGGCCGTGGATGA
- a CDS encoding N-acetylmuramoyl-L-alanine amidase: MTRTGSGPGRRRILQGAALAATGLLLPATRADAGTAAVDYPSAHWNPASTSNYSASSRPSTYAVDRVVIHVTQETFGNTLGIFQNPAKAVSAHYVVRSADGYIAQCVREHDIAWHAGNWNYNTRSIGIEHEGWVDQPAYFTDALYTQSAALTASVCERYGIPKDRTHIIGHVEVPGTDHTDPGPLWDWVRYIRLVNGV, encoded by the coding sequence ATGACACGCACTGGATCGGGCCCCGGCCGCAGACGGATTCTTCAGGGCGCAGCACTGGCCGCGACCGGGCTCCTGTTACCCGCCACCCGCGCTGATGCCGGCACCGCCGCGGTCGACTACCCGTCCGCCCACTGGAACCCCGCTTCCACCTCCAACTACAGCGCGTCAAGCCGGCCTTCCACGTATGCCGTCGACCGCGTGGTCATCCACGTCACCCAGGAGACCTTCGGCAATACACTGGGAATCTTCCAGAATCCCGCGAAAGCGGTCTCCGCCCACTATGTGGTGCGCTCGGCGGACGGCTACATCGCGCAGTGCGTACGTGAGCACGACATCGCCTGGCACGCCGGGAACTGGAACTACAACACCCGCAGTATCGGGATCGAGCACGAGGGCTGGGTCGACCAGCCCGCGTACTTCACCGATGCCCTGTACACCCAGTCGGCGGCGCTGACCGCCTCCGTCTGCGAGCGGTACGGCATCCCGAAGGACCGGACCCACATCATCGGACATGTCGAAGTGCCGGGAACCGACCACACGGACCCCGGCCCCCTCTGGGACTGGGTGCGCTACATCCGGCTGGTCAACGGCGTCTGA